The Rhinopithecus roxellana isolate Shanxi Qingling chromosome 13, ASM756505v1, whole genome shotgun sequence genome contains a region encoding:
- the LOC115892936 gene encoding uncharacterized protein LOC115892936, protein MPAAPRGLAQGEAAARARSRETDPKEDAESKRHAQTAVRPHAVNQHRFAAAASRTVQESGAAPRGPAAESHPRSGSGGLALCSRAASGAARGLQPRFGSLVAATAPACSGSRGRALLGPAGPAFFSQVSGPCPLAEPQKPACGCGKGSAHGRGPSPACRRGCGGAGGAGVAADSPPGLRTVARGGGGARANSWSRRPRAAPWLIPERPVIGRRPPLCKRAEGMEFLRPGLQ, encoded by the exons ATGCCCGCAGCGCCGCGAGGACTGGCGCAGGGGGAAGCGGCCGCCCGCGCGCGAAGCCGGG AAACCGACCCGAAGGAAGACGCTGAGAGCAAACGGCACGCGCAGACAGCCGTCCGGCCTCATGCAGTGAATCAGCACCGCTTCGCCGCAGCTGCCAGCCGGACGGTGCAGGAGAGCGGAGCGGCTCCCCGGGGCCCCGCGGCCGAATCGCACCCGCGCTCTGGAAGCGGAGGCCTGGCCCTGTGCAGCCGCGCAGCATCTGGGGCCGCCCGCGGGCTGCAGCCCCGGTTCGGGAGCCTCGTGGCGGCCACTGCGCCTGCCTGCAGCGGGTCGCGGGGCCGGGCCCTCCTTGGGCCGGCGGGCCCTGCTTTCTTTTCCCAGGTGTCCGGACCGTGTCCACTCGCGGAGCCGCAGAAGCCCGCGTGTGGCTGCGGGAAGGGGTCCGCACACGGGCGGGGCCCCTCGCCAGCATGCAGGCGTGGGTGCGGGGGCGCGGGCGGCGCGGGGGTGGCAGCCGACTCCCCGCCCGGGCTGCGTACAGTAGCGCGCGGCGGCGGGGGCGCGCGGGCCAATTCCTGGAGCCGGCGGCCGCGAGCCGCGCCCTGGCTGATACCGGAAAGGCCTGTGATTGGCCGTCGGCCGCCCCTATGCAAACGAGCTGAGGGAATGGAATTCCTCCGGCCGGGCTTACAGTAA